A segment of the Triticum urartu cultivar G1812 chromosome 1, Tu2.1, whole genome shotgun sequence genome:
CCGTGACAGAGGGCTTGGTGAGCAAATGTGAATTAAAATCACCTTTTGTTATGTAATAATAATCATAATTTGGCATTTTCTTCTACTATATAAGAGGGGATGACAAAACATCTGAATGTTGTCACAAAATACTAAAAGTTAATCAAGAGTCCCAATATTGGTACAATAGATTATGACAAAAATCTAAGAAGAATACAAATAAAGAAATAATGATTGTTCACCAAATGGACTATCTTCTATAACAAATGCAAATTCCATAAACCCAATTTTAGTGATCATTTGAGCATTTTTTCACTTCAAAAAATTTATATACCACGGTTTAAGATATATAATAAGAAATGTGAATTAAAATCACCTTCCGTTATGTAATAAATGTAGTTTAGCATTTTCTTCAACTTTTAAGAAGAAGAAATTAAAATAAAACAAAAGTCGTCAAAATTTGTGAAACTTTTCACGGTGTCTTAACATCGGTACATAAGCTTGTCATAAAAATCTCAGACTATTTCTCGGAAGTTGGAAAACCATTTACTTAGAAATGCCCCATTTTGGTCTACCTATAGCATCATTTTAATTCTCGAAAGTTGGAAAACCACTTGCTTAGAAATGCCCTATTTGGTTTACCTATAGCACGATTTTGTAAAACTGACCAAAATTCATGTTTCCCCAAAAAATATTAAAATATTCCAATAATTCTACATGCATGTATTTGCATGAGATGGAAAAGTTTAGCTTTGAAATTATATTTTGAAACGGTGCCATCACTTAATTGGTACTCGCTCCGTTTcaaattacttgtcttggatttgtctagatacggatgtatctagactcattttagtggtAGATACCTCtatatctagacaaatccaagacaagtaattcggaacggaggaaGTATCTGAATCGAACTAGCAAATGTGTCCTTTTTTGCGTGAGACGAAGGGAACGGCAAAGGGGGCAGATCCAACGGTTACAGCCATCTTGATCGAATGTGGACCGATGTAGGGCCTGCGCCGATCGACCGGCACGGAGCGCTGCCCAGAAACAACACAGCAACATAGTTGCTCACTTGTGTACAaccttttttcttttcttttttgttaTTTTCCGCTTAAGAAACATTGAACGTTCTGACGGTTGCAATTCTTGATCGAAATCTTCATTTTATAGGTGGAATCAACAATTTTTTGGGGCAATTTGTTCCTTCGCTGTATACTTCATGTTAGAGGATAAAATAGCTGAAGATGCGCCGCCAAGAAAATCAGTTAACCGAAGTAGCAATTTAGGAGTAGTTAATTAGGTAAATCATTCATTCTTACATATTCATCACTCCATCCATAGTGGAGATAGATGAAGCAATTACAGGGACACGtgcacacacatacacacaagGACACCAAGGGCAGAGCATAGGCGGAGAGCGAGCAAGTAAaccacacgcacacgcacacgcacccttGCTCGACTCCATCAGATCAGAGGGACGCTCGTTATTCACGTATACTCTCACACCATCACACGAGTGCATGCAGCTTAACAGTTGCAGGGGTTGCACTTGCAGTTGTCGCCGCAGCTGCAGCCTTCGCCGGACTGGCCGGCGGCCACCTCGAACTGCCCCGCCTTGTTCTCAGGCGCCACGCCGAGGACGACCACGGCGGCGACCTGGGCCGCGGCACTGCCCTGCTCCGTCAGATCAGGGTACATCTTCCTGCAACGGGCCAAGGCAACCGGTCGGCGAATCAAATCAATAGTTCATCACCACAATAGGAATTGATGCTTGATCAGCTAAAGGGATCACCGGATGAAGTAGTACATAAATAGCACGAGAGTATTTTGCAAGGAGAAGCATCCATTAATGATTGGAAAAAAAAACATCCATACCCGCACTTGCAGTCTGAGCCGCAGCTGCAACCGGATCCACAGTTGCAAGACATCCTCCAAATCTGAtgaacccaaaaagatttcaagGAGAAGAAGATGAGCTTTGGTGTCGAGGATGATGATGATCGCAATTGAATTGAATGGATAGCCTCCCACCGGCGCCACTATTTATAGCCGAATGGTGTACACAAGATTGGTAGCGTACAAGAGGAGGCCACTCTAGTCTAGCCAATAAGCTGCCGTTGCGTGGCAGTTGCACGATGCTACACGTACGCCGGCCTCCCGGAATTAGTCCGATTTCTCGAAATCGATTGATTATCCTTAGGGGCGGTTAGATGTTACTCCCCTATaattctttacagagggagtactattgAATTTCTTGTAGTGATAAAAAGTGTTTAGGTTACTGGCTTACTGCGGTAGCTGGTTAAGTTAAGCACAAAGACAATCTGAGCTGATCTTTCTGGTTGCTTTCTGGAAAATGAATAAGAAAATATCCAAGCCCACTAATAATAGTTCAGCACGCCCACAAATCCAACGTATGGACCTCCTCTACCTTCAAATCTCTATCTCTGGGTTACATTCGCAGTATACTGTTCCTTGATGAAGACGTGGATGGTTTGTGTCAAAAGGAATAATGCGTAGTTGACTTCCCTTCCCTCCCCCTTCTTTCGATTTCACACTATTCAATACTCCTATCATTTTGTATCTTCccgaaaagaaaagaaaaaggcaTGATTTTCTATATATGACTTTCTCAAATGCAAGACAGCAAGAAATGGGCCTTCTTCATTGCTTCTCAAAATTTCTTTTGCGGTACATCAAGTAGCTTTTAGATATTAAACAAAGAGACCATTCATTCAATATCTATCTACAAGTTGTAGGGAGTAAAAGTGCAACATTTCTATTTCTTTTAAAGAAAGTATGGTGAACATAAGTACTtcctttgttttttgttttttgggtaACTTTCTTCTTATTTTACTAGTTCCCTCTAGAATCGAGAGGGTACATAACGAATTAGTATTTTGTAAGCATGGGGTATACTTGTACTGGAAGCAATTGTTTTCTCCACTCCAATTTGCAAGTCACAGTCTTCTGTTTCAGGAAGAGCCCGTATGAATCACAATGGTATGCATTACCAGCAATGATCATTATGAAGACTACTAGTATATGAGAACTATTTTATTCAAACATTGATGATGAGATCACAACTTGTTTGTTCTAGTTCTTTTAACCGAGACCGCAACAAAACATCACATCCAATACATCAACAATCTAGAAGGAGATGTCTTATTTTGATGCGGGGCATAGAAAACTTTATCACAAAACATTAACAAAGATTATGTCACATCCTTAGGTACTAGCTAGTCCAGCACGTCAAAAACAAAAGAGAATTGAGTACTGGACAAACTCCACGGCGGAGAATATCTCATCAACAGAAACTCAACAAGGCCTATTTTCTCCTATGAATCATAGTTTCAGAATAAATATTCATATCACCGTTTGAAGACTTTTTTTAATGACATCTTGGCTGCACATGGATTATGAAGCTAGTTGAAGCTATTTATTACAATAATTACTTCCAATCTCAAAGAAAAACAATCCTGGGCAGTGTTTCTAAACTATGGCTACAAACGTGGAAACATCAGGCATCAGATCACAAGAGTCTTCAGTGAAAAAGAAATCGGCATATTTTGCAGTAAATTTCTATTGGATTCAACTAACGTCCTAAAATTATTGGCTACGTCACTTATCAATGCCTAGTTTCTTAAAATTGTTGATGTGACTTGTGAGTTTGAAATGCTTGCGCCCGTATCCAAAAGATAACTTTCGTGCCTAGATTTCAAGTTGAAGTTGGTTGCTGTCACTTATTGGTTTGAAATGCTTCGCACTTGTACCACAAAGATAGCTTTCATGCCTAAATTTCAAGCCGAAAGATGCTTGCTGTTACTTGTCACTTTGAAACACTTCCTGTTTAACATGGTCATTCAAATTGAGCAAGTTTAGAGGATCGGTTTGGCAGCTGTGCCGTGCTTTTTCAGAAATGACAACGCTTCCAGGAGTAGGTTTATTTTGTTGAGACTTAATACCCAAGTGAGTTGGGGCATGACCTTGTCAACAATATaccaatatactccctccgttcccaaatataagtctttctagagattccaacaagtgactacatacggagcaaaatgagttaATCTACACTTTAGAATATTTTTACATACATCCatatgttgtagtccatttgaaatgtctcCAAAGACATATACTCTTTTTGAAATCATGAACTGGATCCATTGAACTGGTAACATATACAGTATATAAATACCAATATATGTACGTAGATGGACAGTTGAGAGTTGACAGGGAAAGTAATGGCCTGGTGGATCAAAAAAACTGCAGCTGAAATGTTCAGGAAAAAAAACTCCATTTAACTGCGAGCTCTAGTGTTGTACTCCCTCCAATCTTATATTTGTTTATTAGAATTAGTGAGGTGAACCTGATGATCAATTTTAACAGGAAGAAAGTGGTTAAAAAAAACAATGGAGACAATGAGGTGAACCTGATGATCAATTTTAAGAGCAGTCCAAAATAGAGCCGTTCCGTAAGCACAGGAAGAAAGTGGTTAAAAAAAACAATGGAGACAGTGAGGTGAACCTGATGATCAATTTTAAGAGCAGTCTAAAATAGAGCCGTTCCGTAAGCACAGGAAGAAAGTGGTTAAAAAAAACAATGGAgacgcccaccgtggggctcgaACCCAAACAATGGAGACAGTGAGGTGAACCTGATGATCAATTTTAAGAGCAGTCCAAAATAGAGCCGTTCCGTAAGCACAGGAAGAAAGTGGTTAAAAAAAACAATGGAGACGCCCACCATGGGGCTCGAACCCACgaccacaaggttaagagccttgcGCTCTACCAACTGAGCTAGACGGGCTTATTTGAATAATGTTTTTAGTATCCTAATTCCTCTCTGTACTGGAAAAAGTTGACAAACGGAGACCTAAATTCTTGAAGTGCAAGTAGACATCAGCAAAGTTGCTTAACTTTGGCGCAAGTTTCAGCCACCAGTTACCAACAATGAAAATCCATGGCATCTGGACCAAATGGACGTCAGTGCACCTCCATGAGACCATGACTTTTGAGAAATAAAGCAAAGTACGCCTAGAGGTTTCAGTCAAGTTCTTGGtgataggtcccatgcaaaaccCACCAGTACACTGCCCTAAATGCAAATCAAATTATATTTATTTCCAGAAAAAATGTTACCGTAATATTTAGGACACTAGAAATAGCACTTGAATGAACCTTTTTGGTAGTACGCATTGCTGTTCCTATGAAAGACCAAAGCATACATACTGGTTACCTTTCGTTATTATTACACTGAATTTTCTAAAACAATGGATGATCTATTCTGCAACACAGAAAATTAGAGCAATTTTTGCAACACGGATCTACAGTGCATCTGCAAGCAGACAGTGCTCAAGGGGAAAGAATCGGAGAACAATTCTTCTCCAACGAGGGGCAAAGCCTTTTTAGCCTACAAT
Coding sequences within it:
- the LOC125553043 gene encoding metallothionein-like protein 1, giving the protein MSCNCGSGCSCGSDCKCGKMYPDLTEQGSAAAQVAAVVVLGVAPENKAGQFEVAAGQSGEGCSCGDNCKCNPCNC